The segment GCCAGGAATACCGGCAACTTGGTTACCACCATTAATATCTTCCAGCGTAAATTCACTGCGTGTTGCCGCCGTTGATGGATCATAGCGCTTACGGGTTTCTTCTAACGCCGAGAAGTCCATTGCAACATCAACTTGCGATGTATAATTACCCAGCCCTAAAACAGGCATTAAGATAGCATCAATTTTTTCGCGTAATGCTTGTTCCTGTTTACGCTCTAATTCGTATTCTTTACGTTTCGCTGTTGTACTAGGGTCTTCAGTACCAGAGCTCAATAACCGGCCATGTTGATCGGTTACCGTGACTCGCGTTGGACGAAGCCCAGGTACCGCTGTTGCCACCATATCAACAATGGAATCCACTTCTTGTTGGCCTAATGAACCACCAGAAGATAAGGTTAAAAAGACTGTTGCCGTCGCTTCTTGGTTATGACGAACAAACACACTTTGTTTTGGTGTCGCCAGTAAAACCTGCGCTTTTCGTACTTGGCTAATTTGTTCAATGGCACGGGCTAATTGACGTTCACGGCTGAGCTTTAAACGCTCACTTTCCATTCGTTGTGATACACCAAATCCCATGTCTTGCAATAAAATATCATCGCCTTCTACCGTCTGAGCATTTAATCCAGTACGGGTTAAATCCAACTTAATCGCGCTGTATTCATCAGCAGGAACACGGATTGTATTGCCATCTAATTGATATTCAATTTTCTTTTGATCAAAGTGATCGAGGATTGGAATTAATTCTTCGGTTTCATAAGTGCCTAATGGGCGCATCTCAGGCTCTTTGATCCACATTGTTACCAACACAATTAGCGCGACACAAATTGCCACCGATAGCACTAGAATAACTTGACGTAATAAATCCAAGTTACCCAAAATACTATCAGTCGAAGAGGCTTTCTTCTCTGAAATATCA is part of the Photobacterium angustum genome and harbors:
- the fliF gene encoding flagellar basal-body MS-ring/collar protein FliF translates to MAEENINQPLAVSGNGSAPVLHDDVGAGQGADISEKKASSTDSILGNLDLLRQVILVLSVAICVALIVLVTMWIKEPEMRPLGTYETEELIPILDHFDQKKIEYQLDGNTIRVPADEYSAIKLDLTRTGLNAQTVEGDDILLQDMGFGVSQRMESERLKLSRERQLARAIEQISQVRKAQVLLATPKQSVFVRHNQEATATVFLTLSSGGSLGQQEVDSIVDMVATAVPGLRPTRVTVTDQHGRLLSSGTEDPSTTAKRKEYELERKQEQALREKIDAILMPVLGLGNYTSQVDVAMDFSALEETRKRYDPSTAATRSEFTLEDINGGNQVAGIPGALSNQPPVESAIPQNVKDMQSGTNGSDGSVHRESTRNYELDTTISHKRAQTGVIDRQTVSVAVDYKTITDPKTGDVTRVPVSEAEIAKIRRLLMGGIGFSEARGDLLEVLSVPFALPESELAADLPIWENPNFSSWVRWIAAALVIIVVIMVLVRPAMRKLLYPNQAPDGTPLDENGMPVMANSADSVGLIGAELDGGEGFELSSSSLDLPNLHKDEDLLKAVRALVDNEPDLAAQVVKSWVNEDG